In the genome of Bacteroides mediterraneensis, the window AAATCATCCCCTGTAAGCCCGCCGGCACACCGATACGCAGCATACGGTTCAGCTCCGTGGAATAAATCTTCATCTTGCTGAAATGCAGACGGAAAGGCTCTTTTTCCTTGCACAGCAGCCGGATAATCAGCGCCGCACTCACTGCATTGGAGATTCCCGTCGCGACGGCCACACCTGCCACTCCCATGTGGAAGCAAAGCACGAACAACAGGTTGAGCAACGTATTGACCACCCCGGCAATGACCAGAATATACAGCGGACGACGCGTATCGCCCATGCTTCGCAGAATCGCCGCCCCGAAATTGAATGCCATGATGAAAGGCATCCCCAAGAAATAGATACGCAGATAGGTCACGGCCTGGTCCAGCACATTCGGAGGGGTTCCCATCCACGTCAGAATCGGCTTGGCTGCCACCTGTCCCAACAACAGCAGAAATATTCCGCTCAACAGAGCCACCAGCTCCACCGTATTGATGGCGTGGCGTATGCTCCGGTCGTCCCGCTGACCGATATGGTTGGAGATAATGGCACAGGCTCCCATAGAGATACCTATGAACAAGTTGATGAGCAACCCGATGACAGGCGCATTACTTCCCACAGCCGCCAAGGCCTCACTTCCCACGAAGTGCCCCACCACGGCCACATCAACCGAATTAAAAAGTTCCTGTAACAAACTGCTGGCTGCCAACGGAAGGGCAAACACCAGAATTTTCTTGAACAACGGCCCGTTGAGCATATCAATCTCGTTGCTCCGGCTCCGTTTCTTATCCACACTGTTATCCATCTTTTTTACCTTCTTCAAAAATGCGCGGCAAAGTTACTGCAAATTTGGAAAAGATGGATGAAATCTCTCTATTCGTTTTCTTTCTGTTTCAATTCGTCCGTAAATTCCTGATAAAGGGCTACGGGACCATAGTGCCACAACTTGGTAGTTTCGTCAGATAACCGTTTGTAAGTATCCGAACAATAAAAACGACTAAAGCCTCAACCAATGTTACATGGTGTTCATGAGCATACATTTGTGCCACACGACTGACTTTGCCGGGCAACAACAGATACAAATTTTTATCATTTATATCCAGGTTCATAGACTTACCCTCATCAAAATGATCCAATATTTAACACAATTATCATCAATCTTCTAATGTATAAGTTTCATCATAGATATCTCTCAAATTCTTTCCTTCATACATCCAATATCCAGTTGGCTGAATAGCATGAGACACATTC includes:
- a CDS encoding MATE family efflux transporter, with translation MDNSVDKKRSRSNEIDMLNGPLFKKILVFALPLAASSLLQELFNSVDVAVVGHFVGSEALAAVGSNAPVIGLLINLFIGISMGACAIISNHIGQRDDRSIRHAINTVELVALLSGIFLLLLGQVAAKPILTWMGTPPNVLDQAVTYLRIYFLGMPFIMAFNFGAAILRSMGDTRRPLYILVIAGVVNTLLNLLFVLCFHMGVAGVAVATGISNAVSAALIIRLLCKEKEPFRLHFSKMKIYSTELNRMLRIGVPAGLQGMIFSISNVVVQSSINSYGADAIAGSAAAVNFEYYCYFIIQGFNGAAISFIAQNYGAGRMDRVHRVFWICMGSSVAFCAAFNWLFAWQSDFFLGFFSSVPMVHHFGTLRMHLVLALQFIASSYEIAGSSLRGMGKSLTPALLTVFGTCLLRMVWVYVVSPIWRGYDVLMIVYPVSWVVTGLLVLTAYWMTIRKKVAKA